One Bacteroidales bacterium genomic region harbors:
- a CDS encoding response regulator: MKLQDQISRSQAQSAKLTCIIVDDEPLARSRLERILSRNNEIRIIGSYGDPTKAHAHILDEQPDITFLDIEMPGMNGFQIEKELRLASCNTQIVFVTGNIHAIRQLEMRKDVGFLVKPVDGEELKGILSECKKSSSKSINNEIVIQ; encoded by the coding sequence ATGAAATTACAGGACCAAATATCACGCTCACAAGCTCAATCGGCAAAATTAACCTGTATAATTGTTGATGATGAGCCGCTTGCCCGGTCCAGACTTGAGCGAATCCTTTCACGAAATAACGAAATAAGAATTATCGGCTCTTACGGTGATCCCACAAAAGCACATGCTCACATCCTTGATGAACAACCTGATATAACATTTCTGGATATTGAGATGCCTGGAATGAATGGGTTTCAGATAGAAAAGGAATTAAGGCTGGCATCCTGTAACACACAAATTGTCTTTGTAACCGGAAATATTCACGCCATTCGGCAGCTTGAAATGAGGAAGGATGTTGGTTTTTTGGTTAAGCCGGTGGATGGAGAGGAGTTGAAGGGGATTCTGAGCGAATGTAAAAAGA